The following coding sequences are from one Musa acuminata AAA Group cultivar baxijiao chromosome BXJ2-4, Cavendish_Baxijiao_AAA, whole genome shotgun sequence window:
- the LOC135583878 gene encoding uncharacterized protein LOC135583878 isoform X3 translates to MFGRRRMPWMWGSVSPNGGYQRVSSPDVLPLGNGKKHSLRTSKEDDADEAGRIANHSPSEAKSSRSRSASWSANPSPTRDHHLPHISYQAQSDAGPLLTSGSLFPFTSAGPATAENHHHIDGVGHGGGGDVLLRWGHKKRSRGPRTEGRAAAAAAAAAMPPPCGPYSKVGYLRPSTPVRAATASLANSRAVEERSGGAPRSEKRLPQDPPAKANLDAEAGGAAATEKPNLDRFMWPRIYVSLSRKEKEDDFLAMKGTKLPQRPKKRAKNIDRSLQYCFPGMWLSDLTRGRYEVKEKMRVRKKQRGLKGIMGSDSE, encoded by the exons ATGTTCGGTCGGAGGCGGATGCCATGGATGTGGGGGAGCGTTTCTCCAAATGGGGG GTACCAGAGAGTAAGCAGCCCGGATGTCCTTCCCCTCGGCAATGGAAAGAAGCACAGCTTGAGAACCTCCAAGGAAGACGACGCCGATGAAGCTGGCAGAATCGCAAACCATTCCCCCTCGGAAGCCAAATCCTCGAGGTCGAGATCCGCCTCCTGGTCGGCCAACCCGTCACCGACGAGAGACCACCATTTGCCGCACATCTCCTACCAGGCGCAGTCTGACGCCGGACCGCTCCTCACTTCAGGCTCGTTATTTCCATTCACCTCTGCCGGACCAGCGACAGCTGAGAACCACCACCACATCGACGGGGTGGGCcacggcggaggcggcgacgtTCTCCTCCGGTGGGGGCACAAGAAGCGGTCGCGGGGACCGAGAACGGAGGGCcgtgcagcggcggcggcggcggcggcggctatgCCACCGCCCTGTGGGCCGTACTCCAAAGTGGGTTACCTCAGGCCGTCCACGCCCGTCCGTGCTGCAACGGCATCTCTTGCCAACAGCCG GGCCGTGGAGGAGCGATCGGGAGGTGCACCACGATCCGAAAAGCGCTTGCCGCAAGACCCACCGGCGAAGGCGAATCTGGATGCGGAAGCCGGCGGCGCCGCCGCGACGGAGAAGCCGAATCTGGACCGTTTCATGTGGCCGCGGATCTACGTCTCCCTCTCCAGGAAGGAGAAAGAGGACGACTTCTTGGCGATGAAGGGGACGAAGCTTCCCCAGAGGCCCAAGAAACGGGCCAAGAACATCGACAGGTCTCTCCAG TATTGCTTTCCAGGGATGTGGCTGTCGGACTTGACGCGGGGACGGTATGAAGTAAAGGAAAAGATGCGTGTGAGAAAG AAGCAAAGGGGGTTGAAGGGAATAATGGGGAGCGATTCCGAGTGA
- the LOC135583878 gene encoding uncharacterized protein LOC135583878 isoform X1: protein MCCKYFLKESIHSSIDLSEKEPTLLLSTDLQSTDLYLVSFSLWTIVVFFSCYLWELYQRVSSPDVLPLGNGKKHSLRTSKEDDADEAGRIANHSPSEAKSSRSRSASWSANPSPTRDHHLPHISYQAQSDAGPLLTSGSLFPFTSAGPATAENHHHIDGVGHGGGGDVLLRWGHKKRSRGPRTEGRAAAAAAAAAMPPPCGPYSKVGYLRPSTPVRAATASLANSRAVEERSGGAPRSEKRLPQDPPAKANLDAEAGGAAATEKPNLDRFMWPRIYVSLSRKEKEDDFLAMKGTKLPQRPKKRAKNIDRSLQYCFPGMWLSDLTRGRYEVKEKMRVRKKQRGLKGIMGSDSE, encoded by the exons atgtgttgcaagtattttcTCAAGGAATCAATCCACTCCTCCATTGATTTGAGCGAAAAAGAACCAACTCTTTTGCTTTCAACAGATTTGCAATCGACGGATCTATACTTGGTTTCCTTCTCCCTGTGGACGATCGTCGTCTTCTTCTCATGCTATCTATGGGAGTT GTACCAGAGAGTAAGCAGCCCGGATGTCCTTCCCCTCGGCAATGGAAAGAAGCACAGCTTGAGAACCTCCAAGGAAGACGACGCCGATGAAGCTGGCAGAATCGCAAACCATTCCCCCTCGGAAGCCAAATCCTCGAGGTCGAGATCCGCCTCCTGGTCGGCCAACCCGTCACCGACGAGAGACCACCATTTGCCGCACATCTCCTACCAGGCGCAGTCTGACGCCGGACCGCTCCTCACTTCAGGCTCGTTATTTCCATTCACCTCTGCCGGACCAGCGACAGCTGAGAACCACCACCACATCGACGGGGTGGGCcacggcggaggcggcgacgtTCTCCTCCGGTGGGGGCACAAGAAGCGGTCGCGGGGACCGAGAACGGAGGGCcgtgcagcggcggcggcggcggcggcggctatgCCACCGCCCTGTGGGCCGTACTCCAAAGTGGGTTACCTCAGGCCGTCCACGCCCGTCCGTGCTGCAACGGCATCTCTTGCCAACAGCCG GGCCGTGGAGGAGCGATCGGGAGGTGCACCACGATCCGAAAAGCGCTTGCCGCAAGACCCACCGGCGAAGGCGAATCTGGATGCGGAAGCCGGCGGCGCCGCCGCGACGGAGAAGCCGAATCTGGACCGTTTCATGTGGCCGCGGATCTACGTCTCCCTCTCCAGGAAGGAGAAAGAGGACGACTTCTTGGCGATGAAGGGGACGAAGCTTCCCCAGAGGCCCAAGAAACGGGCCAAGAACATCGACAGGTCTCTCCAG TATTGCTTTCCAGGGATGTGGCTGTCGGACTTGACGCGGGGACGGTATGAAGTAAAGGAAAAGATGCGTGTGAGAAAG AAGCAAAGGGGGTTGAAGGGAATAATGGGGAGCGATTCCGAGTGA
- the LOC135610037 gene encoding large ribosomal subunit protein eL27-like has protein sequence MVKFLKPNKAVIILQGRFAGRKAVIVRAFDDGTRERPYGHCLVAGIAKYPKKVIRKDSAKKTAKKSRVKSFLKLVNYSHIMPTRYTLDVDLKDVVTIDSLQSRDKKVSACKETKSRLEERFKTGKNRWFFTKLRF, from the coding sequence ATGGTGAAGTTTCTGAAGCCGAACAAGGCGGTGATCATCCTGCAGGGGCGGTTCGCCGGGCGAAAGGCGGTGATCGTGCGGGCCTTCGACGACGGCACGCGGGAGCGGCCCTACGGGCACTGCCTGGTGGCCGGCATCGCCAAGTACCCGAAGAAAGTTATCCGCAAGGACTCAGCGAAGAAGACGGCCAAGAAGTCGCGGGTGAAGTCGTTCCTGAAGCTGGTGAACTACAGCCATATCATGCCCACCCGCTACACCCTCGACGTCGACCTCAAGGATGTCGTCACCATCGATTCCCTCCAGTCCCGCGACAAGAAGGTCTCCGCTTGCAAGGAGACCAAGTCTCGCCTTGAGGAGCGCTTCAAGACCGGCAAGAATAGATGGTTCTTCACTAAGCTCAGGTTCTAA
- the LOC135583878 gene encoding uncharacterized protein LOC135583878 isoform X2 → MRLSETPMPSVERIEAKLLCESRSASDMMRYQRVSSPDVLPLGNGKKHSLRTSKEDDADEAGRIANHSPSEAKSSRSRSASWSANPSPTRDHHLPHISYQAQSDAGPLLTSGSLFPFTSAGPATAENHHHIDGVGHGGGGDVLLRWGHKKRSRGPRTEGRAAAAAAAAAMPPPCGPYSKVGYLRPSTPVRAATASLANSRAVEERSGGAPRSEKRLPQDPPAKANLDAEAGGAAATEKPNLDRFMWPRIYVSLSRKEKEDDFLAMKGTKLPQRPKKRAKNIDRSLQYCFPGMWLSDLTRGRYEVKEKMRVRKKQRGLKGIMGSDSE, encoded by the exons ATGCGCCTCTCCGAGACCCCTATGCCATCCGTCGAACGAATCGAAGCGAAGCTGCTCTGTGAATCTCGTTCGGCGTCAGACATGATGAG GTACCAGAGAGTAAGCAGCCCGGATGTCCTTCCCCTCGGCAATGGAAAGAAGCACAGCTTGAGAACCTCCAAGGAAGACGACGCCGATGAAGCTGGCAGAATCGCAAACCATTCCCCCTCGGAAGCCAAATCCTCGAGGTCGAGATCCGCCTCCTGGTCGGCCAACCCGTCACCGACGAGAGACCACCATTTGCCGCACATCTCCTACCAGGCGCAGTCTGACGCCGGACCGCTCCTCACTTCAGGCTCGTTATTTCCATTCACCTCTGCCGGACCAGCGACAGCTGAGAACCACCACCACATCGACGGGGTGGGCcacggcggaggcggcgacgtTCTCCTCCGGTGGGGGCACAAGAAGCGGTCGCGGGGACCGAGAACGGAGGGCcgtgcagcggcggcggcggcggcggcggctatgCCACCGCCCTGTGGGCCGTACTCCAAAGTGGGTTACCTCAGGCCGTCCACGCCCGTCCGTGCTGCAACGGCATCTCTTGCCAACAGCCG GGCCGTGGAGGAGCGATCGGGAGGTGCACCACGATCCGAAAAGCGCTTGCCGCAAGACCCACCGGCGAAGGCGAATCTGGATGCGGAAGCCGGCGGCGCCGCCGCGACGGAGAAGCCGAATCTGGACCGTTTCATGTGGCCGCGGATCTACGTCTCCCTCTCCAGGAAGGAGAAAGAGGACGACTTCTTGGCGATGAAGGGGACGAAGCTTCCCCAGAGGCCCAAGAAACGGGCCAAGAACATCGACAGGTCTCTCCAG TATTGCTTTCCAGGGATGTGGCTGTCGGACTTGACGCGGGGACGGTATGAAGTAAAGGAAAAGATGCGTGTGAGAAAG AAGCAAAGGGGGTTGAAGGGAATAATGGGGAGCGATTCCGAGTGA